The Xenorhabdus doucetiae genome has a window encoding:
- a CDS encoding condensation domain-containing protein, protein MALTQPQIDQIVAHVPGGVANIQDIYPLGPLQEGILFHHLLAETGDTYLENILMNFDRRTRLDSFLQALQQVINRHDILRSAFHWHELPAPVQVVYRHAPLPITEVSLSAGESAETQLQRLTDPDLIRLDITQAPLLAAYIANDPDADRWWLSLLHHHLVCDHLSLEMMFSEVQSLLLGKEETLPTPLPYRNFIAQIRKVPIETHQAYFRQRLGDVEEPTLPFGLLDVQGNPRDEHDHIVEDIFTLDNALAQQIRDCARQQGISSAVLFHVAWAHVLAQFCGRDDVVFGTVLLGRLQGGIGASEVLGMFINTLPVRVKLQGRSVKQAVQETYQFLSELLDHEQTPLAIAQRCSGVQASLPLFNSLLNFRHSPREDEHVAATAWEGIQVLDSEERSNYPLSLDVDDFDDGFELTAQCSQKVDPVRINAYVNMALKGIVAALQHDPNNRSNLSIFCHWQSARNYWQHLMIPLPGIRKRP, encoded by the coding sequence GTGGCATTAACGCAGCCCCAAATTGACCAAATCGTGGCCCACGTACCGGGCGGCGTCGCCAATATTCAGGATATTTACCCCCTTGGGCCATTGCAGGAAGGGATTCTGTTCCACCATTTGCTGGCAGAAACCGGTGACACCTATCTTGAAAATATTCTGATGAACTTTGACCGCCGGACACGGCTGGATAGCTTCTTGCAGGCGCTGCAACAGGTGATTAATCGCCATGACATTCTGCGCAGCGCTTTCCACTGGCACGAACTGCCGGCACCGGTACAAGTTGTCTACCGTCATGCCCCGCTGCCCATTACTGAGGTTTCATTATCCGCCGGCGAAAGCGCCGAAACGCAATTGCAGCGTCTCACCGATCCGGATTTAATCCGCCTGGATATTACCCAAGCGCCGTTACTGGCTGCCTATATCGCCAACGATCCCGACGCCGATCGGTGGTGGCTGAGTTTGCTGCATCATCATCTGGTCTGTGACCATCTGTCACTGGAAATGATGTTCAGCGAAGTCCAGTCCCTGCTCTTGGGCAAAGAAGAGACGCTGCCGACGCCGCTGCCTTACCGCAATTTTATTGCCCAAATCCGTAAAGTGCCGATTGAAACCCATCAAGCCTATTTCCGGCAACGGCTGGGCGATGTGGAAGAGCCCACGCTGCCGTTCGGCTTACTGGATGTACAAGGGAACCCGCGCGATGAGCACGATCACATCGTCGAAGATATCTTCACGCTGGATAACGCACTGGCACAACAAATCCGGGATTGCGCCCGTCAGCAAGGCATCAGTTCAGCGGTGCTGTTCCATGTGGCTTGGGCACACGTGCTGGCCCAATTCTGCGGGCGTGACGATGTGGTGTTCGGCACTGTGCTGTTGGGGCGCTTGCAGGGGGGGATCGGGGCATCCGAAGTGCTCGGTATGTTTATCAATACCCTGCCTGTCCGCGTTAAGTTACAAGGGCGCAGCGTTAAACAGGCGGTACAGGAAACTTATCAATTCTTAAGTGAATTACTGGATCACGAACAGACACCGCTGGCGATTGCCCAGCGTTGCAGCGGGGTTCAGGCGTCACTGCCGCTGTTTAACAGCCTGCTGAATTTCCGCCACAGCCCGCGTGAAGATGAACACGTCGCGGCAACCGCCTGGGAAGGTATTCAGGTGTTGGACAGCGAAGAGCGCAGCAATTATCCCTTATCGCTGGATGTGGATGATTTTGATGACGGGTTCGAGCTTACCGCGCAATGCAGCCAGAAAGTAGATCCGGTGCGGATTAATGCTTATGTCAACATGGCGCTGAAAGGTATTGTGGCCGCACTGCAACATGATCCTAACAACCGCTCCAATCTATCGATATTCTGCCATTGGCAGAGCGCACGCAATTACTGGCAACATTTAATGATACCGCTGCCGGGCATCCGCAAGCGGCCTTAA